The sequence below is a genomic window from Shinella zoogloeoides.
CTGCACGGCGGCCTCGGCCAGATCGAGATGTTCGGCGAGAACCTCAAGACCTTGCAGGAAAGCCGCCAGGTGATCGGCGTCGATCTCCAGGGGCATGGCCGCACGCCGCTCGGCAACCGCCCGATCGAAATTCCCGCCATCGGCGCTGATATGGCCGAACTCGTCACGAAGCTCGGCTACGACAAGGTGGATGTGCTCGGCTATTCCTTCGGCGGTGGTGTCGCGCTGCAGATGGGCGCGCAGGCGCCGGACAAGGTGCGCCGCCTCGTCATCGCTTCGGCACCTTTCGCGAGAAACGGCTTCTTCCCTGAAATGATCCCCCAGCAGGAGGCGGTCTCCAGCGCCATGGCCGAGATGATGAAGGAGACGCCGATGTACAAGTCCTATGTCGCCGTCGCGCCCGACGCCTCCGCATTTCCGAAGCTGCTCGATGCGATGGGTGCGGCCATGCGCGTGGAATACGATGCGTCGGATGCCGTGGCAAAACTCTCCATGCCCGTCATGCTGATCTTCGGCGACAGCGACATGATCCGCCCGGAGCACATCGTCGAGTTTTACCAGAAGCTCGGCGGCGGCCTGAAGGATGCCGGCTGGATGCGCGAGCACATGTCGAAGAACCGTCTTGCCATCCTGCCGGGCCTGACCCACTACGAGACCTTTGCCGCGCCGGCGCTCGTCAGCACCGCCCTGCCGTTCCTCAACGGCGAGACCGGCGCGCAAAGCTGGGCCGGGCAGGTGGACGAAAACTGATCTTCACGAGGAAGACATGAAGCCCGGATACGCAGAGCGCATCCGGGCTTCATTGCGTCCGTGAGGCCGTCTGCCGGCAGGAGCCGCGCAACGATCGACCCACAATCGGGGGCTCCGCCCAGCGGCAGACGCGGACGCATCCGGGTATCGGGTTACCGGTGGTTCGTTCCATCCAGTAACCGGACTGTCGCATGGGAGGGATTGGCTTGCTGTTCCGCGGGGAACAGGCTCAGAGGGTTTCGGTCCACGCTTTCACCGTTTTCGCCATGGTGACGAGGTGATCGGCGGCGGAGAAGCCGGAAATGCTCTTGCGCGGCTTGAGGTCGTGGTCGCCGTCCTCCAGCCAGAGCAGGCGGATACGCTCGGGCAGGCCGTAACCCGCCACTTCTTCTCTCGTGCCGAAGGGATCGCGCGTGCCCTGGCAGATCAGCGCCGGTACGGTCAGCGTCATCAGGTGCGCGGTGCGCAGCTGCGCCGGCTTTTCCGGCGGGTGGAAAGGATAGCCGAGGCAGAGCAGGCCGGCGACAAGGCCTTCCGCGTGGAGCGCGTCCGCCACCATGCTGGCGACACGCCCGCCCATCGATTTTCCGCCGATGACGAGCGGCCCCTTCGCTTCCAGCGCGGCGACGGCGGCGCGAAATTCCGGGTTCAGTGTCTCGGCCTTCGGCGGCGGACGGCGGCTGCCCTCGGTGCGCCGCGCCGCCATGTAGGAGAACTCGAACCGGGCGACGCGCAGGCCTTCGGCGGCAAGCGCGGCAGCGGCGGCGTTCATCGACGGCGAATCCATCGGCGCGCCGCTGCCATGGGCAAGAAGCAGCGTGGCGGGTGCATCGTCCGGCCCGGTGAAGAGAAAGGGAATGCTCATCGTGCCCGTTTCACACCGCTCGTTTCACTTGGCATGGTCCTTCACGTCGCCGGGCGCGATCGGATCGCTGGCGGGAAAGGTCTCTTCCAGCGCTTCTTCCAGGTAGTCGTCCTGCTCGTCCTTGGAGTTCTTCTCCTTCTGGCGAGCGCGTTCCTTCTCGAGCGATTCCTTCGGGCTGTTCTTTTCTGTCGGCATCGTTTTCTCCCTCGATCTATCCCTAAGATAGGGTGTTTTTCGCCAAGGGCGAGAGCTCAGTTTTCGGGCAGGGTGAGTTCGGCGATGACAGGCAGATGGTTCGACCCGAACGCCGGACCGACACTCCGCGCGCGCAGAAAAATATCCGGCGAGACGACGATATGGTCGATCGAGGCGCCGATATAGGCGAGGGCGTCGAGCTTCATGGAAAAGCGTGTGACCGGTTGCAGCCAGCCGCCGGCAGTGGAGGCAAGGCCGGCCTGCGCGAGGAAGCTGCGGAAGAAGGGCGACCAGGTGGGCGTGTTCCAGTCGCCGGCGACGATGACCGGCGCCTTTTCGAGATCGCCCTTCACCGCATCGGCGGTGGCGGAGAGATAGGCGTTGCGATCGCGCCATTGCCAGAGCCGGCGCGGCGTTTCCGGGTGCAGGGCGTAGAGGAAGAGCGGCTTGCCGTTGAGCGCGAGCTCCAGCCGGAGCGGCTGCTTGTAGGCATGCTCCTCGGTGAAGGCGCGCTTCAGCTCCGTCTCGGCGCGGATGGGAAGGTTGGAGAAGACCTTCAGGTCGTCGCGCTCGCGGCTGTCGGCACTGCTCTCGTATGGATAGAGCCCGGACGTGGAAATGGCCTTGTCCCACGCCTCCGTGGTTTCCTGCAGCACGACGATATCGGGCTTTTCCCGCCGCAGGAGGTCGATGAAGACCGCCGGGTCCTCCGCATTCTCGACGAAGAGATTGGCGGTCAGCACCTTCAGGCCGCCGGCGCCGGCGCCCGCGCTGCGCGCAGTCGATACGTCCGTGGCCGGAATGATCGCCACGGCAAGGCCGAGAAAGGCGATGACGATCGCCTTGATGCGCCGCGTCACCAGGGCAGCGACCGTGAGGAGGACGCCGCCCGTCACCACATAGGGCCAGGCGAAGGTGAGGAGGTCGACGAGCCAGAACCGGTCGGCGGCCAGCACGACCACGCTGACGGTGAAGAGATAGGCGATGACGCCCGGCAGGACGAGGACGCGGTAGGCGAGGGCGACCGGTCCCCGGCGCGGTGCTATCGGCATCGACTGTTCCTTCTGCATCACGGGATTCGGGCAGGTCGATTCCCGTAACGGGAGGTTTGCATGTACCGCGCGGATGGCGGTGCTGCAATGAGGTCGTGATGGAGAGGGGTTGCGGGGCGTATCCGTTGCAAGAAAAAAGCCCGGGATTGCTCCCGGGCTTCTCCATGACATTTTCTCCGGCGGTCCTTAGCTGCAGCCGCTCGTCGCGCCGCAGGTGTCGCACTTCTCGCAGGTGCCGTTGCGCACCATGGTGAAGTTCTGGCACTCCGAGCACATGTTGCCGGTGTAGCCCTGGGCGATCGAGCGCATGCGGCGTTCGGTTTCGAGCTTCTTGGCGTCGGCCTTGGCGCTGGCGGCGTCGGCGGCTGCCTTGTCGGAGAAGAGGGCCGTGATGCCTTCGGGGGCGTCGTCGGCGACTTCCTCTGCGATCTCCTCGGCAAGCTCGGCGGCGCGTTCCTCGTAGTCGCGCTTGAAGGCGACGATCTCGGAGGTGGCGACCGCCGTCGCCGGTTCCAGCTTGCGGGCAGCGTTGCCGGCAAAGGCGGTGACGTTGCCGGCCGACGAGGCCTTTGCAGGCGCGGCGGTGGCGGCACCCTTCGGTTCGCCGAGCGCGCGCTCGCTCTGGCCGCCCTGGACGAGCGTCGGCTTGTGGCCGCGCGTCCAGCCGGTGGAGATCAGGTTGGTCTTGCCCTCCTGGATGCCCTTGCCGAGCGCCGTGTTGGAGAAGTCCGACGTGTCGACATGCGCAAGGTCATGGCGGCCGAGATAGGAGACGGCAAGCTCGCGGAAGACGTAGTCGAGGATCGACGTCGCGTTCTTGATCGCGTCGTTGCCGATGACCATGCCGGCCGGCTCGAACTTCGTGAAGGTGAAGGCCTCCACATATTCTTCCAGCGGCACGCCGTATTGCAGGCCGAGCGAGATGGCGATGGCGAAGTTGTTCATCATCGCACGGAAGGCGGCGCCTTCCTTGTGCATGTCGATGAAGATCTCGCCGAGGCGGCCATCGCCGAATTCGCCGGTGCGCAGATATACCTTGTGCCCGCCGATCACGGCCTTCTGGGTGTAGCCCTGGCGGCGGTTCGGCAGCTTCTCACGGTCGCGCACCAAGCGCTCGACGATCTTCTCGACGATCTTTTCCGTGACCTGCACGGCCTGGGCGGCAGCGGGGGCCGCGACCAGCGCCTCGATCGCATCGTCCTCGTCCTCCGCGTCCTCGATCAGCGAGGCGTTCAGCGGCTGGGAGAGCTTCGAGCCGTCGCGGTAGAGGGCGTTGGCCTTCAGCGCGAGCTTCCAGGAGAGCATGTAGGCGTTCTTGCAGTCCTCGACGGTCGCCTCGTTCGGCATGTTGATCGTCTTGGAGATGGCGCCCGAGATGAACGGCTGGGCGGCCGCCATCATGCGGATGTGGCTTTCGACCGACAGGTAGCGCTTGCCGATCTTGCCGCACGGATTGGCGCAGTCGAAGACCGGCAGGTGCTCGGACTTGAGGAAGGGCGCGCCTTCCAGCGTCATCGCACCGCAGACATGGATGTTCGCCGCCTCGATCTCCTTCTTCGTGAAGCCGATATGCTCCAGGAGGTTGAAGGACATGTCGGAAAGCTGCTCGTCGGAGACTTTCAGGGTCTCCTTCAGGAAGTCGGCGCCCAGCGTCCACTGGTTGAAGGCAAACTTGATGTCGAAGGCGGATTTCAGGCCGGCATTGACGGCTTCGATCTTGTCGTCCGGGAAGCCCTTGGCCTTCAGCGAGCCGGGGTTGACGGCCGGCGCCTGGTTGAAGTTGCCATGGCCGACCGCATAGGCCTCGATCTCGGCGATCTGGCTTTCCGAATAGCCGAGCGTGCGCAGGGCTTCGGGAACGGCGCGGTTGATGATCTTGAAGTAGCCGCCGCCGGCGAGCTTCTTGAACTTCACCAGCGCGAAGTCGGGCTCGATGCCGGTCGTGTCGCAGTCCATGACGAGGCCGATCGTGCCGGTCGGCGCGATGACGGTCGTCTGGGCGTTGCGGTAGCCGTGCTTCTCGCCGAGTTCGACGGCCTTGTCCCAGGCAGCCTTGGCATGAACGATGAGGGTCTGGTCCGGGCACTCGTCATGAACGAGCGCGACCGGGTTGACCGAAAGCTGCTCGTAGCCGGCCGTTTGGCCATAGGCCGCGCGGCGGTGGTTGCGCATGACGCGCAGCATGTTGTCGCGGTTCGGCGCGAAGTTCGGGAAGGGGCCGAGCTCGCTCGCCATTTCGGCGGATGTCGCATAGGAAACGCCCGTCATGATCGCGGTCAGCGCGCCGGCAATGGCGCGGCCTTCCGTCGAATCGTAGGGAATGCCCGAGGACATCAAAAGGCCGCCGATATTGGCGTAGCCGAGGCCGAGCGTGCGGTATTCGTAGGAGCGTTCCGCGATCTGGCGCGACGGGAACTGCGCCATCATGACCGAGACTTCGAGCACGATGGTCCAGAGGCGGACGGCGTGTTCGTAGTCGGCGATGTTGATGTTCTTGGTGGCTGCATCCTTGAACTGAAGCAGGTTCAGCGAGGCGAGGTTGCAGGCCGTGTCGTCGAGGAACATGTATTCCGAGCACGGGTTCGAGGCGCGGATCGGGCCTGCAGCCGGCGAGGTGTGCCAGTCGTTCATCGTCGTGTTGAAGTGCAGGCCCGGATCGGCCGACGCCCAGGCGGCGTAGGAGATCTGTTCCCAGAGGTCGCGGGCCTTCAGCGTCTTCATGACCTTGCCGTCCTTGCGGGCGGTCAGGTTCCAGTCGCCGTCATTCTCGACGGCGCGCAGGAAATCGTCCTTCAGCGAGACGGAGTTGTTGGAGTTCTGGCCGGAAACGGTGAGATAGGCTTCCGAATCCCAGTCCGTGTCGTAGGTCTTGAACTCGATATCCTTGTAGCCCTGCTTGGCGAACTGAATAACGCGCTTGATGTAGTTTTCCGGAACCTGGCTCTTCTTGGCGGCGCGGATCTCGCGCTTGAGGGCCGGGTTCTCCGCCGGGTCGTAGCAGCGGTCGCCTTCGGCCGAGCAATTGACGCAGGCTTTCATGATGGCCTTGAGGTGGCCGGCCACGATCTTCGAGCCGGTGACGAGCGCTGCCACCTTCTGCTCTTCCTTGACCTTCCAGTTGATGTAGTCCTCGATATCGGGATGGTCGATGTCGACCACGACCATCTTGGCGGCGCGGCGCGTCGTGCCGCCCGACTTGATGGCGCCGGCGGCGCGGTCGCCGATCTTCAGGAAGCTCATGAGGCCGGAGGAGCGGCCGCCGCCCGAAAGCTTTTCGCCTTCGCCGCGCAGATGCGAGAAGTTGGAGCCGGTGCCGGAGCCGTACTTGAACAGGCGCGCTTCACGCACCCAAAGGTCCATGATGCCGTTCTCGTTGACAAGATCGTCCTCGACGGACTGGATGAAGCAGGCGTGCGGCTGGGGATGCTCGTAGGCGGACTTGGACTTGGTGAGCTTGCCGGTGAAGGGGTCGACATAGAAATGGCCCTGGCCGGGGCCGTCGATGCCGTAGGCCCAGTGCAGGCCGGTGTTGAACCACTGCGGCGAGTTCGGGGCGACGCGCTGCGTGGCGAGCATGTAGGCAAGCTCGTCCTTGAAGGCGGCAGCGTCTTCCTCGGAAGCGAAATACTTGCCCTTCCAGCCCCAGTAGGTCCAGGTGCCGGCGAGGCGGTCAAAAACCTGGCGGGCGTCGGTTTCCGAGCCATACCGCTCATTTTCCGGCAGCGCCTTCAGGGCGTCGGTGTCGGGTACGGAGCGCCACAGGAAGGAGGGAACGTCGTTCTCCTCGACCTTCTTCAGGCGCGCGGGTACGCCGGCCTTGCGGAAATACTTCTGGGCGAGGATGTCGGCGGCGACCTGGGAGAACTGCGCCGGCACGTCGATGTCGGCCAGGCGGAACACGATGGAGCCGTCCGGGTTTTTGATCTCGCTGACGGCCTTGCGGAATTCGATCTCCGCATAGGCCGACTGGCCGGGTTTGGTGAAACGACGTTCTATGCGCATTGTCCGTTGTCCTTCGCTGCCG
It includes:
- a CDS encoding alpha/beta fold hydrolase translates to MPKMTIITLLTAALAAFAPAAAAEEIKENPLQGVAGKPDKAGHVEVNGINYYYEIRGKGEPLLLLHGGLGQIEMFGENLKTLQESRQVIGVDLQGHGRTPLGNRPIEIPAIGADMAELVTKLGYDKVDVLGYSFGGGVALQMGAQAPDKVRRLVIASAPFARNGFFPEMIPQQEAVSSAMAEMMKETPMYKSYVAVAPDASAFPKLLDAMGAAMRVEYDASDAVAKLSMPVMLIFGDSDMIRPEHIVEFYQKLGGGLKDAGWMREHMSKNRLAILPGLTHYETFAAPALVSTALPFLNGETGAQSWAGQVDEN
- a CDS encoding alpha/beta hydrolase family protein translates to MSIPFLFTGPDDAPATLLLAHGSGAPMDSPSMNAAAAALAAEGLRVARFEFSYMAARRTEGSRRPPPKAETLNPEFRAAVAALEAKGPLVIGGKSMGGRVASMVADALHAEGLVAGLLCLGYPFHPPEKPAQLRTAHLMTLTVPALICQGTRDPFGTREEVAGYGLPERIRLLWLEDGDHDLKPRKSISGFSAADHLVTMAKTVKAWTETL
- a CDS encoding endonuclease/exonuclease/phosphatase family protein, whose translation is MPIAPRRGPVALAYRVLVLPGVIAYLFTVSVVVLAADRFWLVDLLTFAWPYVVTGGVLLTVAALVTRRIKAIVIAFLGLAVAIIPATDVSTARSAGAGAGGLKVLTANLFVENAEDPAVFIDLLRREKPDIVVLQETTEAWDKAISTSGLYPYESSADSRERDDLKVFSNLPIRAETELKRAFTEEHAYKQPLRLELALNGKPLFLYALHPETPRRLWQWRDRNAYLSATADAVKGDLEKAPVIVAGDWNTPTWSPFFRSFLAQAGLASTAGGWLQPVTRFSMKLDALAYIGASIDHIVVSPDIFLRARSVGPAFGSNHLPVIAELTLPEN
- a CDS encoding vitamin B12-dependent ribonucleotide reductase, whose translation is MRIERRFTKPGQSAYAEIEFRKAVSEIKNPDGSIVFRLADIDVPAQFSQVAADILAQKYFRKAGVPARLKKVEENDVPSFLWRSVPDTDALKALPENERYGSETDARQVFDRLAGTWTYWGWKGKYFASEEDAAAFKDELAYMLATQRVAPNSPQWFNTGLHWAYGIDGPGQGHFYVDPFTGKLTKSKSAYEHPQPHACFIQSVEDDLVNENGIMDLWVREARLFKYGSGTGSNFSHLRGEGEKLSGGGRSSGLMSFLKIGDRAAGAIKSGGTTRRAAKMVVVDIDHPDIEDYINWKVKEEQKVAALVTGSKIVAGHLKAIMKACVNCSAEGDRCYDPAENPALKREIRAAKKSQVPENYIKRVIQFAKQGYKDIEFKTYDTDWDSEAYLTVSGQNSNNSVSLKDDFLRAVENDGDWNLTARKDGKVMKTLKARDLWEQISYAAWASADPGLHFNTTMNDWHTSPAAGPIRASNPCSEYMFLDDTACNLASLNLLQFKDAATKNINIADYEHAVRLWTIVLEVSVMMAQFPSRQIAERSYEYRTLGLGYANIGGLLMSSGIPYDSTEGRAIAGALTAIMTGVSYATSAEMASELGPFPNFAPNRDNMLRVMRNHRRAAYGQTAGYEQLSVNPVALVHDECPDQTLIVHAKAAWDKAVELGEKHGYRNAQTTVIAPTGTIGLVMDCDTTGIEPDFALVKFKKLAGGGYFKIINRAVPEALRTLGYSESQIAEIEAYAVGHGNFNQAPAVNPGSLKAKGFPDDKIEAVNAGLKSAFDIKFAFNQWTLGADFLKETLKVSDEQLSDMSFNLLEHIGFTKKEIEAANIHVCGAMTLEGAPFLKSEHLPVFDCANPCGKIGKRYLSVESHIRMMAAAQPFISGAISKTINMPNEATVEDCKNAYMLSWKLALKANALYRDGSKLSQPLNASLIEDAEDEDDAIEALVAAPAAAQAVQVTEKIVEKIVERLVRDREKLPNRRQGYTQKAVIGGHKVYLRTGEFGDGRLGEIFIDMHKEGAAFRAMMNNFAIAISLGLQYGVPLEEYVEAFTFTKFEPAGMVIGNDAIKNATSILDYVFRELAVSYLGRHDLAHVDTSDFSNTALGKGIQEGKTNLISTGWTRGHKPTLVQGGQSERALGEPKGAATAAPAKASSAGNVTAFAGNAARKLEPATAVATSEIVAFKRDYEERAAELAEEIAEEVADDAPEGITALFSDKAAADAASAKADAKKLETERRMRSIAQGYTGNMCSECQNFTMVRNGTCEKCDTCGATSGCS